In the Apteryx mantelli isolate bAptMan1 chromosome 1, bAptMan1.hap1, whole genome shotgun sequence genome, one interval contains:
- the TPT1 gene encoding translationally-controlled tumor protein, which yields MIIYRDCISQDEMFSDIYKIREVANGLCLEVEGKMVTRTEGQIDDSLIGGNASAEGPEGDGTEATVITGVDIVINHHLQETSFTKESYKKYIKDYMKAIKARLEEHKPERVKPFMTGAAEQIKHILANFKNYQFFVGENMNPDGMVALLDFREDGVTPYMIFFKDGLEIEKC from the exons ATGATCATCTACCGGGACTGCATCAGCC AGGACGAGATGTTCTCGGACATCTACAAGATCCGGGAGGTGGCGAACGGCCTGTGCCTGGAAGTGGAGGGGAAG ATGGTCACCAGGACAGAGGGTCAAATTGATGACTCTCTAATTGGTGGCAATGCCTCTGCTGAAGGTCCTGAGGGAGATGGAACAGAAGCCACGGTCATAACTGGTGTTGATATAGTAATAAACCACCACCTGCAGGAAACCAGCTTTACAAAAGAATCGTACAAGAAGTACATCAAGGACTACATGAAAGC aatCAAAGCCAGACTTGAGGAACATAAGCCAGAGAGAGTAAAGCCTTTCATGACAGGGGCTGCAGAACAAATCAAACACATCCTTGCTAACTTCAAAAACTACCAG TTCTTTGTAGGTGAGAACATGAATCCAGATGGTATGGTGGCTCTTCTGGATTTCCGTGAGGATGGCGTGACCCCATATATGATTTTCTTTAAGGATGGCTTAGAAATAGAGAAATGT TAA